Below is a genomic region from Streptomyces sp. NBC_00461.
CCAGACGCCGTACGCGGACTGCATCCGCCACAGCGTCGGTGTCCCGGTGATCGCGGTCGGCGCGATCTCCTCCTGGGACGACGTCAACTCCCTGATCCTGGCCGGGCGGGCGGACCTGTGCGCCCTCGCCCGCCCCCACCTCTACGACCCCAACTGGACCCTGCACGCGGCGGCCGAGCAGGGTTACGACGGTCCGGGCGTCTCCTGGCCGGACCCCTACCGTGCGGGCAGCCGCCGCCCGCAGACCGGTCGGACGGACGCGCCCAAGCCCCGGCTCACGCTCGGGATCCGCTCTCGGGTCGAGTGAGTGACGCGTGCGGTTCGCGGACGTCAGACGCCCGCGAACTCGGCCCCCGCGTCCCTGAGCCGCGCGTGCAGACCCTGGAAGACGGCGGCCGAGCGGACGCCGGGCCAGTCCTCGGGGAGGAGACAGGCGGGCAGTCCGGGGTCGGCGTAGGGCAGGTGGCGCCAGGAGTCGAGGGCGAGGAGGTAGTCGCGGTAGGCCCCCTCGGGCGAGGTGCCGGTCCGGTGCTCCCACTCGTGCAGCACCGGCGCGTGCCGGTCCAGGAACGCCTCGTGCTCCTTGGCGATCGAGGCCAGGTCCCACCAGCGGGCAACCGCCTGAGCGGTCGGCGCGAACCCCAGGTGCTCGCCGCGGAACAGATCGACGTACGGGTCCAGGCGCAGCCGCTGCAGGGTGTGCCGGGTCTCCTCGTACAGGCCGGCGGGGGCGATCCACACCCCGGGTGCCGCCGTGCCGAAGCCGAGCCCGGCCAGGCGGGAGCGCAGCACGTGCCGCTTCTGCCGCTCCGACTCCGGCACGGAGAACACGGCGAGCACCCATCCCTCGTCCTCGGGCGGTCTCGTGGCGTAGATGCGCCGGTCGCCGTCGTCGAGCAACTGGCGGGCGTCCGGCGAGAGTTGGTATCCGGCCGCGCCCTGCGCCGTACGGGCCGGCGCCAGCAGCCCGCGCCGTTTGAGACGGGACACCGACGAGCGCACGGAGGGCGCGTCCACGCCGACCGCGGCCAGCAGCCGGATCAGTTCGGCGACGGGCACGGGGCCCGGCGCGAAGCGGCCGTACGCGCCGTAGAGCGTGACGATGAGAGACCGTGGTGCATGCTGGTCGGACACGTTGATCATCTTAGGTCGTCTGCATCAGTGCTGGTCACCTTCGGTGTCGCGTTCGACGGCACCTCGGGCCTCCGGTCCGGCGTCACGTTCGGTGCGCAGTCTGAAGCGCTGCAGCTTGCCCGTCGCCGTGCGCGGCAGTGCGTCCAGGAAGACGATCTCGCGGGGGCATTTGTAGGGCGCCAGCTCGGACTTGACGAAGGTGCGGAGCGAGTCGGCGTCCCGCTCGGCGCCCTCCCTCAGGACGGCGTACGCCACGACCACCTGCCCGCGCGCCTCGTCGGGGCGCCCCACGACGGCTGCCTCCACTACGTCCGGGTGACGCAGCAGAGCGTCCTCGACCTCCGGCCCGGCGATGTTGTACCCGGCCGAGATGATCATGTCGTCGGCGCGTGCGACATAGCGGAAGTAGCCGTCGCCGTCGTGGACATACGTGTCACCGGTGACGTTCCAGCCGCCCTGCACATAGACGCGCTGGCGGGGGTCGGTGAGGTAACGGCAGCCGACGGGCCCGCGTACGGCCAGCAGCCCCGGCTGTCCGTCGGGCACGGGCTCCCCGTTCTCGTCCTGCACGCGCGCGTGCCAGCCCGGTACGGGCACGCCCGTCGTCCCGGGCCTGATCCGCTCGTCGGCCGCGGCGATGAAGATGTGCAGCAGCTCGGTGGCGCCGATGCCGTTGATGATGCGCAGTCCGGTCCGCTCGTACCAGGCCTGCCAGGTGGCGGCGGGCAGGTT
It encodes:
- a CDS encoding PaaX family transcriptional regulator; the encoded protein is MINVSDQHAPRSLIVTLYGAYGRFAPGPVPVAELIRLLAAVGVDAPSVRSSVSRLKRRGLLAPARTAQGAAGYQLSPDARQLLDDGDRRIYATRPPEDEGWVLAVFSVPESERQKRHVLRSRLAGLGFGTAAPGVWIAPAGLYEETRHTLQRLRLDPYVDLFRGEHLGFAPTAQAVARWWDLASIAKEHEAFLDRHAPVLHEWEHRTGTSPEGAYRDYLLALDSWRHLPYADPGLPACLLPEDWPGVRSAAVFQGLHARLRDAGAEFAGV